A single Bos mutus isolate GX-2022 chromosome 25, NWIPB_WYAK_1.1, whole genome shotgun sequence DNA region contains:
- the TBX6 gene encoding T-box transcription factor TBX6 has translation MYHPRELYPSLGTGYRLGPPQPGADSSFPPALAEGYRYPDLDTPKLDCFLSGIEAAPRTLAAPPPLPPLPPALGTEPPPPPSAPEGLHSLPGVSLSLENRELWKEFNSVGTEMIITKAGRRMFPACRVSVTGLDPEARYLFLLDVVPVDGARYRWQGRRWEPSGKAEPRLPDRVYIHPDSPATGAHWMRQPVSFHRVKLTNSTLDPHGHLILHSMHKYQPRIHLVRAAQLCSQHWGGVASFRFPETTFISVTAYQNPRITQLKIAANPFAKGFRENGRNCKRERDARVKRKLRGPEPAATAGYGSGDAPGGPCDSTLGGDVRESDPEQAPVPGEAAPAPAPPCGGPSAEAYLLHPAAFHGAPSHLPTRNPSFPEAPDSGRPAPYSAAFLELQPGPAGSGYPAAAPSASFASHFLQGGPFPLPYPGPGAYLDVGSKPMY, from the exons ATGTACCACCCACGAGAGTTGTACCCCTCCCTGGGGACTGGCTACCGCCTTGGGCCCCCCCAGCCTGGAGCAGATTCCAGCTTCCCGCCTGCCCTGGCAGAGGGCTACCGCTACCCTG ATCTGGACACTCCCAAACTGGATTGCTTCCTCTCTGGGATTGAGGCTGCTCCCCGAACTCTGGCAGCTCCCCCACCTCTACCCCCgctgcccccagccctgggcactGAGCCGCCGCCGCCCCCTTCAGCCCCAGAGGGCCTTCATTCACTCCCTGGAGTCAGCCTGAGCCTGGAGAACCGGGAGCTGTGGAAAGAGTTCAACTCCGTGGGAACAGAGATGATCATCACCAAAGCTGGGAG GCGCATGTTCCCTGCTTGCCGAGTATCAGTCACTGGCCTGGACCCCGAGGCCCGCTACCTGTTTCTTCTGGACGTGGTCCCGGTGGATGGGGCTCGCTACCGCTGGCAGGGCCGGCGCTGGGAGCCCAGCGGCAAGGCAGAGCCCCGCCTGCCTGACCGTGTTTACATTCACCCGGACTCCCCTGCCACTGGAGCCCACTGGATGCGGCAGCCTGTGTCTTTCCACCGTGTCAAGCTCACCAACAGCACACTGGACCCCCATGGCCAC CTGATCTTGCATTCCATGCATAAGTATCAGCCCCGCATACACTTGGTGCGGGCAGCCCAGCTCTGCAGCCAACACTGGGGGGGCGTTGCCTCCTTCCGCTTCCCGGAGACCACGTTCATCTCTGTGACAGCCTACCAGAACCCACGG atcaCGCAACTGAAGATTGCAGCCAACCCCTTTGCCAAGGGCTTCCGGGAGAATGGCCGAAACTGTAAGAG GGAGCGAGATGCCCGTGTGAAGAGGAAACTGCGGGGCCCAGAGCCGGCAGCCACAGCGGGCTATGGGAGTGGAG ATGCTCCAGGTGGTCCCTGTGATTCCACACTGGGTGGGGATGTTCGGGAGTCAGACCCAGAGCAGGCCCCAGTGCCTGGGGAAGctgcccctgccccagctccTCCCTGCGGTGGCCCCAGTGCTGAGGCCTACCTGCTGCACCCTGCCGCTTTCCACGGGGCCCCCAGTCACCTTCCAACCAG GAATCCCAGCTTCCCGGAGGCTCCAGACTCTGGGCGCCCAGCGCCCTACTCAGCCGCCTTCCTGGAGCTGCAGCCCGGGCCAGCAGGCTCAGGATACCCAGCAGCAGCACCCTCAGCATCCTTTGCCTCGCACTTCCTCCAAGGGGGCCCCTTCCCACTGCCCTACCCTGGGCCTGGGGCTTACCTAGATGTGGGCTCCAAACCAATGTACTGA
- the YPEL3 gene encoding protein yippee-like 3, producing the protein MVRISKPKTFQAYLDDCHRRYSCAHCRAHLANHDDLISKSFQGSQGRAYLFNSVVNVGCGPAEERVLLTGLHAVADIHCENCKTTLGWKYEQAFESSQKYKEGKYIIELNHMIKDNGWD; encoded by the exons ATGGTGCGGATTTCAAAGCCCAAGACGTTTCAGGCCTACCTGGATGATTGTCACCGGAGGTATAGCTGTGCCCACTGCCGCGCTCACCTGGCCAACCACGACGACCTCATCTCCAAG TCCTTCCAGGGCAGTCAGGGGCGAGCCTACCTCTTCAACTCTGT GGTGAACGTGGGCTGCGGGCCAGCCGAGGAGCGGGTGCTGCTGACAGGCCTCCATGCTGTCGCTGACATCCATTGTGAAAACTGCAAGACCACTTTGGGCTGGAAATAT GAACAGGCCTTCGAGAGCAGCCAGAAGTACAAAGAGGGGAAGTACATCATTGAACTCAACCACATGATCAAAGACAACGGCTGGGACTGA
- the GDPD3 gene encoding lysophospholipase D GDPD3 isoform X2: MSPLLYYALPALGSYVMLSFFFLRRPRLLHTPWVPAFRPRLGAHRGGSGERLENTMEAMENSMAQRADFLELDCQLTRDGVVVVSHDKNLSRQTGVNRDVGSLNFEDLPLLKEELEVYFSPGHFARGADRHMMRLEDLFRRFPRTPMSVEVKERNEELIHKIACLVRHYDRNEITIWASEKSSIMKKCKAANPEMPTSFTLSRGFWVLLFYYLGLLPFISIPEKFFMCFLPTIINRLIMRKSLIQHLQQRGVQVVFWCLNEESDFEAAFNLGATGVITDYPTALRCYLDSRGPPALAS; encoded by the exons ATGAGCCCTCTGCTGTACTATGCCCTGCCCGCCCTGGGCAGCTATGTCATGCTGTCCTTCTTCTTCCTGCGCCGACCTCGCCTGCTGCACACACCGTGGGTTCCAGCCTTCCGTCCCCGCCTGGGGGCCCACCGTGGAG GGTCTGGAGAAcgcctggagaacaccatggaggCCATGGAGAA CTCCATGGCCCAGCGAGCAGACTTCCTGGAGCTCGACTGCCAGCTGACTCGGGATGGCGTGGTGGTGGTGTCACACGACAAAAACCTGTCCCGCCAGACAGGTGTAAACAGGGACGTGGGCAGCCTGAACTTTGAG GACCTGCCCCTCTTAAAGGAAGAGCTAGAGGTCTACTTCTCACCAG gccaCTTTGCACGCGGGGCCGACCGGCACATGATGCGTCTGGAGGACTTGTTCCGGAGGTTCCCACGGACGCCCATGAGTGTGGAAGTCAAAGAGCGAAATGAAGAGCTCATTCACAAG ataGCATGCCTGGTGAGGCACTATGACCGCAACGAAATCACCATCTGGGCCTCGGAGAAGAGCTCCATCATGAAGAAATGCAAGGCTGCT AACCCTGAGATGCCCACCTCCTTCACACTGAGCCGAGGGTTCTGGGTGCTGCTGTTCTATTACCTGGGGCTGCTGCCCTTCATCTCCATCCCCGAGAAGTTCTTCATGTGTTTCCTGCCGACCATCATCAACAG GCTCATCATGAGGAAGAGTCTGATCCAACACCTGCAGCAGCGAGGGGTGCAG gtGGTATTTTGGTGCCTTAATGAAGAGTCAGACTTCGAAGCAGCCTTCAACCTGGGGGCCACTGGCGTCATAACTGATTACCCAACAGCCCTGAGGTGCTACCTGGACAGCCGTGGACCACCTGCCCTGGCCTCCTAA
- the GDPD3 gene encoding lysophospholipase D GDPD3 isoform X1: MSPLLYYALPALGSYVMLSFFFLRRPRLLHTPWVPAFRPRLGAHRGGSGERLENTMEAMENSMAQRADFLELDCQLTRDGVVVVSHDKNLSRQTGVNRDVGSLNFEDLPLLKEELEVYFSPGHFARGADRHMMRLEDLFRRFPRTPMSVEVKERNEELIHKIACLVRHYDRNEITIWASEKSSIMKKCKAANPEMPTSFTLSRGFWVLLFYYLGLLPFISIPEKFFMCFLPTIINRTYFPFSHPGLNQLAAVVAKWLIMRKSLIQHLQQRGVQVVFWCLNEESDFEAAFNLGATGVITDYPTALRCYLDSRGPPALAS; the protein is encoded by the exons ATGAGCCCTCTGCTGTACTATGCCCTGCCCGCCCTGGGCAGCTATGTCATGCTGTCCTTCTTCTTCCTGCGCCGACCTCGCCTGCTGCACACACCGTGGGTTCCAGCCTTCCGTCCCCGCCTGGGGGCCCACCGTGGAG GGTCTGGAGAAcgcctggagaacaccatggaggCCATGGAGAA CTCCATGGCCCAGCGAGCAGACTTCCTGGAGCTCGACTGCCAGCTGACTCGGGATGGCGTGGTGGTGGTGTCACACGACAAAAACCTGTCCCGCCAGACAGGTGTAAACAGGGACGTGGGCAGCCTGAACTTTGAG GACCTGCCCCTCTTAAAGGAAGAGCTAGAGGTCTACTTCTCACCAG gccaCTTTGCACGCGGGGCCGACCGGCACATGATGCGTCTGGAGGACTTGTTCCGGAGGTTCCCACGGACGCCCATGAGTGTGGAAGTCAAAGAGCGAAATGAAGAGCTCATTCACAAG ataGCATGCCTGGTGAGGCACTATGACCGCAACGAAATCACCATCTGGGCCTCGGAGAAGAGCTCCATCATGAAGAAATGCAAGGCTGCT AACCCTGAGATGCCCACCTCCTTCACACTGAGCCGAGGGTTCTGGGTGCTGCTGTTCTATTACCTGGGGCTGCTGCCCTTCATCTCCATCCCCGAGAAGTTCTTCATGTGTTTCCTGCCGACCATCATCAACAG GACCTACTTCCCGTTTTCCCACCCAGGGCTGAATCAACTGGCAGCTGTGGTTGCCAAATG GCTCATCATGAGGAAGAGTCTGATCCAACACCTGCAGCAGCGAGGGGTGCAG gtGGTATTTTGGTGCCTTAATGAAGAGTCAGACTTCGAAGCAGCCTTCAACCTGGGGGCCACTGGCGTCATAACTGATTACCCAACAGCCCTGAGGTGCTACCTGGACAGCCGTGGACCACCTGCCCTGGCCTCCTAA
- the GDPD3 gene encoding lysophospholipase D GDPD3 isoform X3, with the protein MAQRADFLELDCQLTRDGVVVVSHDKNLSRQTGVNRDVGSLNFEDLPLLKEELEVYFSPGHFARGADRHMMRLEDLFRRFPRTPMSVEVKERNEELIHKIACLVRHYDRNEITIWASEKSSIMKKCKAANPEMPTSFTLSRGFWVLLFYYLGLLPFISIPEKFFMCFLPTIINRTYFPFSHPGLNQLAAVVAKWLIMRKSLIQHLQQRGVQVVFWCLNEESDFEAAFNLGATGVITDYPTALRCYLDSRGPPALAS; encoded by the exons ATGGCCCAGCGAGCAGACTTCCTGGAGCTCGACTGCCAGCTGACTCGGGATGGCGTGGTGGTGGTGTCACACGACAAAAACCTGTCCCGCCAGACAGGTGTAAACAGGGACGTGGGCAGCCTGAACTTTGAG GACCTGCCCCTCTTAAAGGAAGAGCTAGAGGTCTACTTCTCACCAG gccaCTTTGCACGCGGGGCCGACCGGCACATGATGCGTCTGGAGGACTTGTTCCGGAGGTTCCCACGGACGCCCATGAGTGTGGAAGTCAAAGAGCGAAATGAAGAGCTCATTCACAAG ataGCATGCCTGGTGAGGCACTATGACCGCAACGAAATCACCATCTGGGCCTCGGAGAAGAGCTCCATCATGAAGAAATGCAAGGCTGCT AACCCTGAGATGCCCACCTCCTTCACACTGAGCCGAGGGTTCTGGGTGCTGCTGTTCTATTACCTGGGGCTGCTGCCCTTCATCTCCATCCCCGAGAAGTTCTTCATGTGTTTCCTGCCGACCATCATCAACAG GACCTACTTCCCGTTTTCCCACCCAGGGCTGAATCAACTGGCAGCTGTGGTTGCCAAATG GCTCATCATGAGGAAGAGTCTGATCCAACACCTGCAGCAGCGAGGGGTGCAG gtGGTATTTTGGTGCCTTAATGAAGAGTCAGACTTCGAAGCAGCCTTCAACCTGGGGGCCACTGGCGTCATAACTGATTACCCAACAGCCCTGAGGTGCTACCTGGACAGCCGTGGACCACCTGCCCTGGCCTCCTAA
- the MAPK3 gene encoding mitogen-activated protein kinase 3, producing the protein MAAAAAAQGGGGGEPRGTDGVGPGVPGEVEIVKGQPFDVGPRYTQLQYIGEGAYGMVSSAYDHVRKTRVAIKKISPFEHQTYCQRTLREIQILLRFRHENVIGIRDILRAPTLEAMRDVYIVQDLMETDLYKLLKSQQLSNDHVCYFLYQILRGLKYIHSANVLHRDLKPSNLLINTTCDLKICDFGLARIADPEHDHTGFLTEYVATRWYRAPEIMLNSKGYTKSIDIWSVGCILAEMLSNRPIFPGKHYLDQLNHILGILGSPSQEDLNCIINMKARNYLQSLPSKTKVAWAKLFPKSDPKALDLLDRMLTFNPNKRITVEEALAHPYLEQYYDPTDEPVAEEPFTFDMELDDLPKERLKELIFQETARFQPGVLEAS; encoded by the exons atggcggcggcggcggcggctcaggggggcgggggcggggagcccCGGGGAACTGATGGGGTCGGCCCGGGGGTCCCGGGGGAGGTAGAGATAGTAAAGGGGCAGCCGTTCGACGTGGGCCCGCGCTACACGCAGCTGCAGTACATCGGCGAGGGCGCGTACGGCATGGTCAG CTCAGCTTACGACCACGTGCGCAAGACTCGAGTGGCCATCAAGAAAATCAGCCCCTTTGAGCATCAGACCTACTGCCAGCGCACATTGCGAGAGATTCAGATTCTGCTGCGCTTCCGCCATGAGAACGTCATTGGCATCCGAGACATTCTGCGGGCACCCACCCTGGAAGCCATGAGGGATGT CTACATCGTACAGGACCTGATGGAGACAGACCTGTACAAATTGCTCAAAAGCCAGCAGCTGAGCAACGACCATGTATGCTACTTCCTGTACCAGATCCTGCGGGGCCTGAAGTATATCCACTCCGCCAACGTGCTCCACCGGGATTTAAAGCCCTCCAACCTGCTCATCAACACCACCTGCGACCTTAAG ATCTGTGATTTCGGTCTTGCCCGGATTGCTGATCCCGAGCATGACCACACTGGCTTTCTGACGGAATACGTGGCCACACGCTGGTACCGGGCCCCAGAGATCATGCTTAACTCCAAG GGATACACCAAGTCCATCGACATCTGGTCTGTGGGCTGCATTCTGGCTGAGATGCTCTCCAACCGGCCCATCTTCCCCGGCAAGCACTACCTGGACCAGCTCAACCACATTCTGG GTATTCTGGGCTCCCCATCCCAGGAGGACCTGAATTGTATCATCAACATGAAGGCCCGAAACTACCTACAGTCTCTGCCCTCCAAGACCAAGGTGGCCTGGGCCAAGCTTTTTCCTAAGTCAGACCCCAAAG CTCTTGACCTGCTGGACCGGATGTTGACCTTTAACCCCAACAAACGGATCACAGTGGAAGAAGCGCTGGCTCACCCCTACCTGGAGCAGTACTATGACCCAACGGATGAG CCAGTGGCCGAGGAACCTTTCACCTTCGACATGGAGCTGGATGATCTACCCAAGGAACGACTGAAGGAGCTCATCTTCCAGGAGACAGCCCGCTTCCAGCCTGGGGTGCTGGAAGCCTCCTAA